Proteins co-encoded in one bacterium genomic window:
- a CDS encoding response regulator, which produces MINTKKKILVVESDSGLREIVRGQLVKEGFDVTTAADGFQAVITARQTEFDLVILELMLPKMDGYSVCQLLKSSGANAPIVIFSARSSPEDVRRGLDMGASAFVPKPSDVSVLVGKVREILFPQQAAPGKQAAPTVVEQPAAKQPKEAPEVKERVEPAPKPKEEAPKPAPQPPKELTEADALAEAERKELEEEERRLAQKRARLETEAKARVEADRKKKEEEQRLAAQRARDEAEARAKAEAERRRKEDEQRLAAQRAKEEADAKAKAEADRKKKEEEQRLAAQRAKEEAEAKVKAEAERKRKEEEERKLAAQRAKEEAEAKARAEVERKRKEEEARKLAEQRAKEEAEARAKAEAERKRKEEEQRIAAQRAKEEAEARAKVEAERRRKEEERRLAEQRAREEAEAKARAEAERRRKEEEARRLAEQRIREEAEARARAEAEIKRLEEQERRLALQREKDEAKVNARIDGERKRLEEEEKRLADRRARLEAEAKVYAEESRKRKEEEKKLADRRAQLQAEVKAYVEADRKRKEEEARLAAQRAKEEAEARARAEAERKRKEEEERKRREEEQRAKEEAEARARAEAEQKRIEEEERQLAEKRARIQAAAQARAEAERKLAEQRAREEAEAKARAEEERKRLEEAERKVAERKAKAEAEAKARAEAERKLAELRAREEAEARARAEEERKLAEHRAQVEAAAKARAEAERKRLQEETEAKARLEAERKECEEAERKLAERRARLEAEAKARAEKNRKP; this is translated from the coding sequence GTGATCAATACCAAGAAAAAGATTCTCGTGGTCGAATCTGATTCCGGCCTGCGTGAAATCGTGCGAGGCCAGCTCGTGAAAGAAGGCTTCGACGTAACCACGGCCGCCGACGGATTCCAGGCTGTGATAACTGCACGTCAGACTGAGTTCGACCTCGTCATCCTGGAGCTGATGCTTCCCAAGATGGACGGCTACTCGGTCTGTCAGCTGCTGAAGTCGAGCGGGGCAAATGCCCCAATCGTTATCTTCAGTGCCCGCTCGTCGCCGGAGGACGTTCGCCGCGGCTTGGACATGGGCGCGAGCGCATTCGTTCCCAAGCCGAGCGATGTTTCGGTACTAGTCGGCAAGGTCCGCGAGATTCTCTTTCCCCAGCAGGCTGCGCCGGGAAAGCAGGCTGCCCCAACGGTCGTTGAACAACCAGCGGCGAAACAGCCCAAGGAAGCACCGGAAGTCAAGGAACGCGTCGAACCCGCACCCAAGCCCAAGGAAGAGGCACCGAAGCCCGCCCCTCAACCTCCCAAGGAACTGACCGAAGCTGACGCTCTGGCCGAGGCCGAACGCAAGGAGCTGGAAGAAGAAGAACGCAGGCTTGCCCAGAAGCGAGCACGGTTGGAGACCGAGGCCAAGGCCCGCGTCGAGGCCGACCGCAAGAAGAAGGAAGAAGAGCAACGGCTCGCCGCGCAACGCGCCAGGGACGAAGCCGAGGCCAGAGCCAAGGCTGAGGCCGAACGTAGACGGAAGGAAGACGAACAGCGACTCGCCGCGCAACGCGCGAAAGAAGAAGCGGACGCTAAGGCCAAGGCTGAGGCCGACCGCAAGAAGAAGGAAGAAGAGCAGCGGCTCGCCGCGCAACGCGCCAAGGAAGAGGCCGAAGCCAAGGTCAAGGCTGAGGCCGAGCGGAAGCGCAAAGAGGAAGAGGAACGCAAGCTCGCCGCTCAGCGCGCCAAGGAAGAGGCCGAGGCCAAAGCTCGCGCCGAGGTCGAACGCAAGCGTAAAGAGGAAGAGGCGCGTAAACTTGCCGAGCAGCGCGCCAAAGAGGAAGCCGAAGCCAGGGCCAAAGCCGAAGCGGAGCGCAAGCGGAAAGAAGAAGAACAGCGGATTGCCGCTCAGCGTGCCAAAGAGGAGGCCGAAGCCAGGGCCAAGGTCGAGGCCGAGCGCAGGCGCAAGGAAGAAGAACGGAGACTGGCCGAACAGCGTGCCCGTGAAGAAGCTGAGGCCAAGGCTCGCGCCGAGGCCGAGCGCAGACGGAAAGAGGAGGAGGCGCGCCGGCTGGCCGAGCAGCGCATCCGGGAAGAAGCTGAGGCCAGAGCCCGTGCCGAGGCCGAGATAAAACGGCTCGAGGAACAGGAGCGCAGGCTCGCCCTGCAGCGCGAAAAGGATGAGGCCAAGGTAAACGCCCGCATCGATGGAGAGCGCAAGAGACTGGAAGAGGAAGAGAAGCGACTCGCCGACCGCCGAGCCCGACTCGAGGCCGAGGCCAAGGTCTACGCCGAGGAGAGCCGCAAACGGAAGGAAGAGGAAAAGAAACTCGCAGACCGGCGTGCCCAACTGCAGGCCGAAGTCAAAGCCTATGTCGAGGCTGATCGCAAACGGAAAGAAGAAGAGGCTCGGCTTGCCGCACAGCGTGCGAAGGAAGAAGCTGAGGCCAGGGCACGGGCCGAGGCCGAACGCAAACGCAAAGAGGAAGAGGAACGTAAGCGCCGCGAAGAGGAGCAGCGCGCCAAAGAGGAAGCCGAAGCCAGGGCCAGAGCTGAGGCCGAGCAGAAGCGAATCGAGGAAGAGGAGCGGCAACTGGCAGAGAAGCGCGCCCGCATCCAGGCAGCGGCCCAGGCCCGTGCGGAAGCGGAGCGCAAGCTCGCCGAGCAGCGTGCCAGGGAAGAAGCGGAAGCCAAAGCCAGAGCCGAGGAAGAGCGCAAGCGGCTTGAGGAAGCGGAACGAAAGGTCGCCGAGCGCAAGGCCAAGGCGGAAGCCGAGGCCAAAGCCCGTGCCGAAGCCGAAAGGAAGCTCGCGGAGTTGCGCGCCAGGGAAGAGGCCGAAGCCAGAGCCCGGGCGGAAGAGGAACGCAAGCTGGCCGAGCACCGCGCTCAGGTAGAGGCCGCAGCCAAGGCCCGCGCTGAAGCCGAGCGCAAGCGCCTGCAGGAAGAGACCGAAGCCAAGGCTCGTCTCGAGGCAGAACGCAAGGAGTGCGAGGAAGCGGAACGGAAGCTCGCGGAGCGCCGCGCCCGCCTGGAAGCCGAAGCCAAGGCTCGGGCCGAGAAGAACCGCAAGCCATAG